The Candidatus Poribacteria bacterium genomic sequence CTGTTTCAGGGATGACCTCTTAAAAAACCTCACAGATACAGAGTTTGCGATGTATTATCTGGAGGCAGCATTAGCAGACTATAAGAGGATGACAACACAGAGTCGCTCTGGATGGCACTGCGTGATGTGGTAGAGGCACAGGGCAGAAAGGTGATCGCGAAACTATAGAGATTCCATCAATGCGGAACAACGCACCTGTGCAAGAAATACAATATTACCGTGCCCCAGACGGCAAAAATCCTTTCACGGAATGGCTTGAATCTATTCGAGACAAAAGTACACAAAACAGAATTGACAAACGGCTTGAGCGGTTGGAAGATGGAAATTTTGGCGATTTCAAATCTGTTGGAGACGGTGTTTTTGAATTGCGTCTCCGCTTCGGTCCGGGATATCGTATCTATTTTGGCAGAATTGACAATACACTTGTTCTTCTACTTTGTGGTGGAGACAAGGCATCACAAGTGCGGGATATTGAACGCGCAAAAACCTATTGGCGAGAATATAAGGAGGCACACCCATGAGAGAAATGGGAAATTGGCGTGAGTACCAAAGGGAGAGGCTTGCTAATGATCCAGAAGCAGCAATTGACTATCTCCAATTAACAGTGGAGGAATACCTTGCTGACGGTGATCTACCTTTCTTTCTGAAGGGACTCCGAACTTTTATAGAATCACAGGGCGGGATTGCTGAAATTTGCAAACGAACTGATATTGAACCTGAAATTCTCTTGGATGCTCTCTCTAACGAGGATGCCCGGCGGTTAGACATACTCAACACTATACTAAATACCTTTGAGTGTCGGTTGCCGCTTCAACATAAGGCAGATGCAAACTTTAGCGTTAAACCCGAACGGAAATCCTTTATAACGTGAGTTTGAAAATAAAAATTGAAGCTTCCCGTAGGTTGGGTTGAACGTAGTGAAACCCAACATAGCCACCCAATCTAACCTATCAGCTTAGACGTGACAGAACACTACGTAATCTCTTCAAAATAATTCGGATCTTTTCGGTGGTAGTGTGAGATATCCTGTCCGTTTGTCCATACCGCTATGGGCGCACCGGTCGCGTTGCAGTAGGATTTGAGTTGATCCTTACCGTCTTGGAGTTTCGGCTTCTTTAACTCAACGATGATGTAGGGGGTATCGGGTTGGTCCTTATCGACGATGACAATATCGGCACGTTTTCTTTCTCTGCCAAAATTCACGAGATGTTCAAATCTCACGCGTTCTGTTGAATAGCGGTACTGCTTCAGAAGTCGTGCGGCGTAAAGTTGGCGGATGAGTTCTTCGGGTTTTAGTTGAATTGCTTTCCTGCGAATGGGACAGCGGATAAATGCGGTCTTTTTGCCTCTAACCGTTTGGATAAGAATTTCTTCCCGCAACGCCTGAATTTCGGATTCGTCAAACAAGTCAAGGTGATAATTGCTGTCTTTGAGGATGGTTTGAATGATGTCAGGTTGTGTCATAAGTTTGCCTTTCTTTTTATTCTGTCCAATTGAGAGGTCTGGGAACCATACATGGACGCAATAGCATTTTATCCATTCTGGATTTTAGGGTTGGTTCGTAGTAGTGCAATTTATCGCACGTTCGCGAGTCAACAACGGGCAATGAATTGCCCTACTACGAACTCGATTTACCTTTAATTTCAAACTGGACAAAGCAATAGTCATTGACTTTCTATAGCGGTTTGACCTTAATGTTCCTACACCAGATTTTTCCACCGTGGTCCTGGATACCGATATGTCCACTTCGCGGGAAATCTTTGAGGGCGATACCGAATTTATTCCGACTGCCATCAGGGTTTTGGTGGGGTGTATCCCATTCGTCTAAATCCGCCCGAACAATCTCTTCACCATTAAGCGTCACGGCGATGATACTGCCATCACACGTGATAATCATCTCATTCCACTCACCCGCAGGTTTACAGGTGTTTCGCGTCGGTCCCAAGGCATCGTAGAGCGCGCCGCAATCGTGATTAGTGGTGGGTTCTTTGCCGTGGGTATCCAAAATTTGGATTTCAAGTCCGCTCTGAACCGCATCCTCAAGGTCTGCCCATCGGACAAAAATCCCGCTGTTAACCTTCGGTTCGGTTTTGTACGCGAGCGATAATATGAAGTTATCGTAGTGCTGTT encodes the following:
- a CDS encoding type I restriction enzyme HsdR N-terminal domain-containing protein — its product is MTQPDIIQTILKDSNYHLDLFDESEIQALREEILIQTVRGKKTAFIRCPIRRKAIQLKPEELIRQLYAARLLKQYRYSTERVRFEHLVNFGRERKRADIVIVDKDQPDTPYIIVELKKPKLQDGKDQLKSYCNATGAPIAVWTNGQDISHYHRKDPNYFEEIT
- a CDS encoding type II toxin-antitoxin system RelE/ParE family toxin; protein product: MQEIQYYRAPDGKNPFTEWLESIRDKSTQNRIDKRLERLEDGNFGDFKSVGDGVFELRLRFGPGYRIYFGRIDNTLVLLLCGGDKASQVRDIERAKTYWREYKEAHP
- a CDS encoding DUF1080 domain-containing protein — its product is QHYDNFILSLAYKTEPKVNSGIFVRWADLEDAVQSGLEIQILDTHGKEPTTNHDCGALYDALGPTRNTCKPAGEWNEMIITCDGSIIAVTLNGEEIVRADLDEWDTPHQNPDGSRNKFGIALKDFPRSGHIGIQDHGGKIWCRNIKVKPL